In the genome of Christensenella timonensis, one region contains:
- a CDS encoding adenylosuccinate synthase: MAGIVVFGAQWGDEGKGRFVDYLASKADMVVRYQGGNNAGHTVVADGVTYKLRLIPSGILSKGKPCVIANGVVVDLGALKTEIEYLEQRGVSVDNLYISDRAHLIMPYHRALDELNEKKLGDFKIGTTGNGIGPCYMDKTGRVGLRMCDLMDEETFPVKLKKCVEDKNETITKVYGGEPLRYEDILEECRAHARYFKPFVCDTVSLLHEYHEAGKTLLFEGAQGMLLDIDFGTYPYVTSSHPNTGGVGSGAGVGPQVITEVIGVVKAYTTRVGEGPFVTELFDATGDEIRKKGNEFGTVTGRPRRCGWLDLVIVDFAAKTSGITGFALSRMDTLGGFHKVFVCTGYDIDGKIVNTYPASLETLAKAKPAYKEFDGWTSDLSHIRRYEDLPEAARKYVEFIEQHTGVPVKMIGVGAGREECIFRGL, translated from the coding sequence ATGGCCGGTATCGTAGTTTTCGGCGCCCAGTGGGGCGACGAGGGAAAAGGAAGATTCGTTGACTATCTCGCTTCCAAGGCAGACATGGTGGTGCGTTATCAGGGAGGCAACAACGCGGGACACACCGTTGTTGCGGACGGCGTCACATACAAACTGCGGCTTATCCCGTCGGGTATCCTCTCCAAAGGGAAACCGTGCGTGATCGCCAACGGCGTGGTAGTTGACTTAGGGGCGCTCAAGACAGAGATCGAATATCTCGAGCAGCGCGGCGTTTCGGTGGATAACCTGTATATCAGCGACAGGGCGCACCTGATCATGCCGTACCACAGGGCGCTTGACGAGCTCAACGAGAAAAAGCTCGGCGACTTCAAGATCGGGACGACGGGCAACGGGATCGGGCCGTGCTATATGGATAAGACAGGGCGCGTAGGCCTGCGGATGTGCGACCTGATGGACGAGGAAACATTTCCCGTAAAGCTCAAAAAATGCGTGGAAGACAAAAATGAGACCATCACCAAGGTCTATGGCGGCGAGCCGTTGCGCTACGAAGATATCCTGGAAGAGTGCCGCGCGCATGCAAGGTATTTCAAGCCGTTTGTGTGCGACACCGTTTCGCTGCTGCACGAATACCACGAGGCTGGAAAAACGCTGCTCTTTGAGGGTGCGCAGGGCATGCTTTTGGATATCGACTTTGGGACGTACCCTTATGTTACCTCCTCGCACCCCAATACGGGCGGCGTAGGATCTGGCGCCGGCGTGGGCCCGCAGGTCATAACGGAAGTGATCGGCGTGGTCAAGGCCTATACGACGCGTGTGGGGGAAGGGCCGTTTGTAACGGAGCTTTTTGACGCGACGGGGGACGAGATCCGCAAAAAAGGCAACGAATTCGGAACGGTGACGGGAAGGCCGCGCCGCTGCGGATGGCTTGATCTTGTAATCGTTGATTTTGCGGCGAAAACAAGCGGTATCACCGGGTTTGCGCTGTCACGCATGGATACGCTCGGCGGATTTCATAAAGTTTTTGTTTGCACTGGGTATGACATTGATGGTAAAATAGTAAATACTTATCCGGCATCGCTTGAGACGCTTGCAAAGGCAAAGCCGGCTTATAAGGAGTTCGACGGATGGACGTCCGACTTATCGCATATCCGCAGGTATGAAGACCTGCCGGAGGCAGCGAGAAAGTATGTGGAGTTCATCGAGCAGCATACCGGCGTACCGGTCAAGATGATCGGCGTGGGCGCCGGCCGCGAGGAATGTATTTTCCGCGGGCTGTAG
- a CDS encoding class I SAM-dependent methyltransferase translates to MKENKYDDQTFFEKYCQMDRSQKGLAGAGEWHILKTMLPRFKGKRVLDLGCGFGWHCQYAIDHGAKSAVGVDISKSMLEQARKRNGSNKIEYICAPIEDVDFPCGYFDVVISSLAFHYLESFEEICTKISSYLSPGGAFVFSVEHPVFTAYGSEDWYYDEDGNILHWPVDRYFTEGRRDSLFLGEHVVKYHKTLTTYLQALLTSGFVITGLIEPQPSADMLDTVPGMKDELRRPMMLLVSAEKR, encoded by the coding sequence ATGAAAGAAAACAAATATGACGACCAAACCTTTTTTGAAAAATACTGCCAGATGGATCGTTCCCAAAAAGGCCTTGCAGGCGCGGGGGAATGGCATATCCTGAAAACGATGCTGCCCCGCTTCAAAGGCAAACGCGTGCTCGATTTGGGGTGCGGGTTCGGCTGGCATTGCCAGTACGCGATCGACCATGGTGCAAAATCCGCCGTCGGCGTGGATATTTCCAAAAGCATGCTGGAACAGGCGCGCAAGCGCAACGGCTCCAATAAAATCGAGTATATCTGTGCGCCGATCGAAGATGTGGATTTTCCCTGTGGATATTTTGACGTCGTGATCAGTTCGCTTGCGTTCCACTATCTGGAATCCTTTGAAGAGATCTGCACGAAAATTTCTTCCTATCTTTCCCCGGGCGGCGCTTTTGTTTTTTCGGTGGAACATCCAGTTTTCACCGCCTACGGCAGCGAAGACTGGTATTACGACGAGGACGGCAACATCCTCCATTGGCCGGTTGACCGCTATTTCACGGAGGGCAGGCGGGATTCCCTGTTTTTAGGCGAACACGTCGTCAAATACCATAAGACGCTGACCACATACCTGCAGGCGCTGCTCACATCGGGCTTTGTGATTACCGGCCTCATCGAGCCGCAGCCCAGTGCGGACATGCTCGATACCGTGCCCGGGATGAAAGACGAGCTGCGCCGGCCGATGATGCTGCTCGTTTCAGCAGAAAAAAGATAG
- a CDS encoding FUSC family protein: MDLSYRLGYRAVKTAIAVFACLLLGYLLNRTAAFAVIAAILCIQPTYDKSKHTGLHRILGTIIGSLFSFIPLELAAVLPHYADYLFLFILPALILVLIFLCNILGIKDSVGPSCVIFTAIVLLHSGTTLDTLPYVLTRTAETVVGVLIALPINRFLFNPKQLPPCGKGSN, encoded by the coding sequence ATGGATCTGAGTTACCGTCTTGGGTATCGTGCGGTCAAAACGGCGATCGCCGTCTTTGCCTGCCTGCTGCTCGGTTACCTTCTCAATCGTACGGCAGCTTTTGCGGTCATCGCCGCCATCCTGTGCATCCAGCCAACCTATGATAAATCAAAACACACGGGACTGCACCGGATTTTAGGAACGATCATCGGTTCCCTGTTCAGCTTTATCCCTTTGGAACTTGCCGCCGTACTCCCGCATTATGCCGATTATTTATTCCTCTTCATCCTGCCCGCGCTCATCCTGGTGCTTATTTTCCTGTGCAACATCCTCGGTATCAAGGATTCCGTCGGGCCAAGCTGCGTGATCTTCACGGCGATCGTGCTCCTGCATTCGGGCACCACGCTCGATACTCTCCCTTATGTCCTGACGCGTACCGCAGAAACAGTCGTCGGGGTGCTGATTGCCCTGCCCATCAACCGTTTTTTGTTCAATCCCAAACAATTGCCTCCCTGTGGCAAGGGCAGCAATTGA
- a CDS encoding MFS transporter — protein sequence MPELSKATEGVQSLDPKFHGWRRKVVMFLSGQTVSLFGSSLVQFAIVWYITLTTQSGAIMTISSICAFAPQVVISLFSGVWADRYNRRFLIIGADAMTAAATFILAAFFLTGHDDLWMIFLVSAVRSVGAGIQTPAVNAFLPQIVPQEKLTRIGGINGSLQSVMFILSPAAAGALLSFTELEYTFFIDVGTAAIAIAIMFFLKVPAHEKALFKQKGGYFDDLKAGLKYVWGSGFFRAYFIFYALFFILIVPAAQLTPLMVSRTFGDEYWRLSATEIIFSAGGVVGGIIISVWGGFKNRMHSIALCCILFGIFTALVGIVPGFIAFLVLMFLTGSTVPLFTTPSMVLLQEQVDPNMQGRVFSLTQIVMTAMMPIGMAFFGPLADQVRIEALMVITGICGAAVGILVFFNKHFKHGLITE from the coding sequence ATGCCTGAATTATCCAAGGCAACAGAGGGTGTCCAGTCGCTCGATCCGAAGTTTCATGGCTGGAGGCGGAAAGTCGTCATGTTCCTGTCCGGACAGACCGTTTCGCTTTTCGGTTCTTCGCTCGTGCAATTTGCCATCGTCTGGTACATCACGCTTACCACGCAATCAGGCGCCATCATGACGATCTCTTCCATCTGTGCTTTTGCGCCGCAGGTAGTGATCTCGCTCTTTTCCGGCGTGTGGGCCGACCGGTATAACCGCCGTTTCCTGATCATCGGCGCGGACGCAATGACCGCGGCCGCCACCTTTATCCTGGCGGCTTTTTTCCTGACCGGCCACGACGACCTCTGGATGATCTTCCTGGTCTCCGCGGTACGTTCCGTCGGTGCGGGGATCCAAACGCCGGCGGTCAACGCTTTCCTGCCCCAGATCGTTCCGCAGGAAAAACTGACGCGCATCGGCGGGATCAACGGCAGCCTGCAATCCGTCATGTTCATCCTGTCGCCTGCGGCGGCGGGCGCACTGCTTTCTTTTACGGAGCTGGAGTATACGTTTTTCATCGATGTCGGTACTGCCGCCATTGCGATCGCCATCATGTTCTTTTTAAAGGTTCCCGCGCATGAAAAAGCGCTGTTTAAGCAGAAGGGCGGCTATTTCGACGATCTCAAGGCCGGGCTGAAATATGTTTGGGGAAGCGGATTCTTCCGTGCATACTTCATTTTCTATGCCCTGTTCTTCATTTTGATCGTCCCCGCCGCGCAGCTGACGCCGCTGATGGTGTCGCGCACTTTTGGCGACGAATACTGGCGGCTCTCCGCTACGGAAATCATTTTTTCTGCGGGCGGCGTTGTCGGCGGCATCATCATCTCTGTGTGGGGCGGCTTTAAAAACCGCATGCATTCCATCGCGCTTTGCTGCATCCTGTTTGGTATCTTCACCGCCCTTGTCGGTATCGTTCCCGGGTTCATCGCGTTCCTTGTCCTGATGTTTCTCACGGGGAGCACTGTCCCGCTGTTCACGACGCCCTCCATGGTCTTGCTGCAAGAACAGGTCGACCCAAACATGCAGGGACGCGTATTCAGCCTCACACAGATCGTTATGACGGCCATGATGCCCATCGGCATGGCCTTTTTCGGGCCGCTCGCCGACCAGGTACGCATTGAGGCCCTGATGGTCATAACAGGAATATGCGGCGCGGCGGTCGGAATATTGGTGTTCTTCAACAAACACTTCAAGCATGGGCTGATTACCGAATAA
- a CDS encoding PadR family transcriptional regulator: protein MSLTSDLIRGHTETIILAQLLKKDSYGYEINKSIQQTTLGEYELKEATLYSAFRRLENAGMIESYWGDETTGARRRYYRVTPLGRALYETNKGDWEKTKKLIDSLI from the coding sequence ATGTCCTTGACGTCGGATTTGATCCGTGGGCACACGGAGACGATCATATTGGCGCAGCTGCTGAAAAAAGACAGTTATGGATATGAGATCAACAAGTCGATACAGCAGACGACGCTGGGTGAGTACGAATTGAAGGAAGCGACGCTTTATTCCGCATTTCGCAGGCTGGAAAATGCGGGAATGATCGAATCTTATTGGGGGGACGAGACCACAGGGGCGCGCAGGCGGTATTACCGCGTGACGCCGCTCGGCAGGGCTCTTTATGAAACCAACAAGGGAGACTGGGAAAAGACGAAAAAACTGATCGACAGCCTGATATAA
- a CDS encoding permease prefix domain 1-containing protein: protein MEENLRQYVENLFADAPKSKKMIELRQEILMNLKEKYYDLIESGATEAEAFEVVKSSVGDVDELIASASDYGTVDQVKAEAERRRSAKLVAIAVALYILSPVTIIILGTSGQPVIGLTLMFALIAVATGLLVYNSSIKPKYEKMDDTMVEEFKQWQVETKKKNDKRSAYLGAFWSLVVALYFIVSFLTMAWYITWIIFLIAAAIEQIIKASAK, encoded by the coding sequence ATGGAAGAGAATTTACGCCAATATGTGGAAAACCTGTTTGCGGACGCACCCAAGTCAAAAAAGATGATCGAGCTGCGCCAGGAAATCCTCATGAACCTGAAGGAAAAATATTATGACCTGATCGAGTCGGGCGCGACGGAAGCGGAAGCGTTTGAAGTCGTGAAAAGCAGCGTGGGGGATGTGGATGAGCTGATCGCCAGTGCGAGCGATTATGGCACGGTTGACCAAGTCAAGGCGGAGGCGGAGCGCAGGAGGTCGGCAAAGCTTGTGGCCATCGCTGTAGCGCTTTATATCCTCTCGCCGGTGACGATCATCATTTTGGGAACGTCCGGGCAGCCGGTCATTGGGCTGACACTGATGTTTGCATTGATCGCAGTCGCTACGGGACTTTTGGTTTACAATAGCTCCATCAAACCCAAATATGAGAAGATGGACGATACGATGGTGGAGGAATTCAAGCAGTGGCAGGTGGAAACCAAGAAGAAAAACGACAAGCGTTCAGCTTACCTGGGCGCGTTCTGGTCGCTGGTCGTGGCATTGTACTTCATCGTAAGCTTCCTGACGATGGCCTGGTATATCACGTGGATCATCTTTTTGATCGCGGCGGCAATCGAGCAGATCATCAAGGCCTCCGCCAAGTAA
- a CDS encoding DUF4097 family beta strand repeat-containing protein: MSKIGKIVIWTVVAVILAVILVWGIVGGTMWNNAWSGVSNIFSNVGINLNGFFDQLPEDAQTSTNFEKDAGGINRVSLQFVDERVEVVASDDKVIRAEQTSKGQLDDDDIMHYGVKNGELLVQSGRAKQTIFTNWGRNKDIRITLYIPREYAGILEVSTVSGLINVQGVSAERGTFDTTSGAITLNDGTFGKIKTDSTSGNIEAGRITADIFHANSVSGEISAEGTLLETDISSTSGSVDIVTAEAKEFSADTTSGTVRFACGNADNLEKISADTVSGAVEITLPENDGFKLSFDTVSGSTRNDFAMKNDEYKNGGIDININTVSGSLDIINR; encoded by the coding sequence ATGAGTAAAATTGGTAAAATTGTGATATGGACAGTGGTTGCGGTGATCCTTGCCGTGATCCTGGTATGGGGCATCGTCGGCGGGACGATGTGGAACAATGCATGGTCGGGCGTATCCAATATATTTTCAAATGTGGGCATCAACTTAAACGGCTTCTTTGACCAACTGCCGGAGGATGCGCAGACGAGTACAAATTTTGAGAAAGACGCGGGCGGGATCAACCGGGTCTCGCTGCAATTTGTAGACGAACGCGTGGAGGTCGTGGCCTCTGACGACAAGGTGATCCGTGCGGAGCAGACGAGCAAGGGGCAGCTTGACGACGACGATATCATGCATTACGGCGTGAAGAACGGGGAGCTGCTCGTGCAGAGCGGCAGGGCCAAACAAACGATTTTCACGAACTGGGGCAGGAATAAGGATATCAGGATCACCCTTTATATCCCGAGGGAATATGCCGGCATCCTCGAAGTGAGTACGGTTTCCGGCTTGATCAACGTACAGGGCGTAAGCGCAGAGCGCGGTACGTTTGACACGACATCCGGCGCGATTACCCTAAACGACGGTACGTTTGGGAAAATAAAAACCGACAGCACCAGCGGGAACATCGAGGCGGGCAGGATCACAGCGGATATTTTCCATGCGAATTCCGTTTCCGGGGAGATTTCGGCGGAAGGGACGCTTTTGGAAACCGATATTTCCAGCACGTCCGGTTCGGTAGATATCGTCACGGCGGAAGCAAAAGAATTCTCGGCAGATACGACAAGCGGTACGGTGCGCTTTGCATGCGGCAACGCGGACAACCTGGAAAAGATATCTGCGGACACGGTTTCGGGCGCGGTGGAGATTACCCTGCCGGAAAACGACGGGTTCAAGTTATCGTTCGATACGGTATCCGGCAGTACGCGCAACGACTTCGCGATGAAAAATGATGAATACAAAAACGGCGGAATCGATATCAATATCAATACGGTGTCGGGATCGCTTGATATCATTAACCGCTAA
- a CDS encoding DUF6320 domain-containing protein codes for MKSCEYCNVRVDENLKTCPLCGKKLSGSTEGAVEQTYPRYGTQAAREALPAGNGRYFALAITMMIIAVCAFVNLLTRGEAGGYWFLDVAVILGYLWVLVLHTIRSKSRGSVKFFVQVGMISLMLIVFDLNAGSGLWSLLFGLPIEAVAMISLATFIVCRRKMLWGEYLLYGFMILFIGFAPMIAVEMGIVPMFWTFFMSAGYSVVTFLFMLMFANKQYKQTAVKRVRF; via the coding sequence ATGAAAAGCTGTGAATATTGTAATGTGAGGGTGGACGAAAACTTAAAGACGTGCCCGCTGTGCGGAAAGAAGCTTTCGGGAAGTACGGAAGGCGCTGTGGAGCAAACGTATCCGCGCTACGGGACACAGGCGGCAAGGGAAGCCCTGCCGGCAGGAAACGGCCGCTATTTTGCCTTGGCCATAACCATGATGATCATCGCGGTATGTGCGTTTGTGAACCTGCTGACGCGTGGGGAAGCGGGCGGTTACTGGTTTTTGGACGTCGCCGTTATCTTAGGGTATCTCTGGGTGTTGGTGCTGCACACGATCCGTTCCAAATCGCGCGGGAGCGTGAAATTTTTTGTGCAGGTGGGTATGATCTCACTGATGCTTATCGTATTTGATTTAAACGCGGGCAGCGGGCTTTGGTCGCTGCTGTTCGGGCTGCCTATCGAAGCCGTGGCGATGATCTCGCTGGCGACTTTCATCGTCTGCCGCCGAAAGATGCTGTGGGGCGAATACCTGCTGTATGGCTTCATGATCCTGTTCATTGGCTTTGCGCCCATGATCGCGGTGGAAATGGGGATCGTGCCGATGTTCTGGACATTCTTCATGAGCGCGGGATATTCCGTGGTGACATTCCTGTTCATGCTGATGTTTGCAAACAAGCAGTACAAGCAAACGGCGGTGAAGCGGGTGCGTTTTTAG
- a CDS encoding bifunctional diguanylate cyclase/phosphodiesterase has product MEKKQKIVQQRIYIIAAVACVAFLLASVLFLRYAIDENKRETQEYMQEVAQQSKLAVDKQVQGDFQTLEGIAGILGAMDNLDFEALLPVINDINQENAFIRMGFTDRSGLTDGVDIDGTVYKDIDLKDKGFVERAYAGEEVLTKTQWAETNDFWVNYYAVPIWHNGEVVKVLCAVNNSGAFSEIMDTSMFDGKGYASIIDKDGNYIIRSNHPSLDQDRDARNLFELYPFSTEEKDRMRADFERGESGFVEYTHRGVRMWASYTPLEVNGWYIFSVVPEAEINETFTMMTWGLVGIIVGAILVFVFLMVLIKRTNDKGIRALRKMAFTDQLTGYRNYPKFLIDVRKMLGRKRDKVYSLWYSDLKNFKTVNAMFGYDVGDRILKFWAGLIESDMREGETFCRVSGDNFVVLREYISQEESLRRFHWIVSSLEAFPDTAKRGYKLEMCSGIYVIGEDDGDMTINDMMDAANVAQKSVKNLSGARVAFYSAEMHKKIVREAEMEARMESALLNGEFQVYMQPKIDIQHGDTIAGAEALVRWISPKDGFLAPGEFIPLFERNGFVIRLDEYMFESVCRMYRERLDGGLKMPVVISVNVSRLCMLQPGFVERYIGIKNQYRIPDRCIELEFTESIAFDNHALFRSIVKEFQENGFLCSLDDFGAGHSSLNILKDLPMDVLKIDMLFFREGENAHRAREVVKGIVNMAKALHMKTVAEGVESLEQVEFLRRIGCDVVQGYVFSKPLPIAEFDDFVALCEKREENQ; this is encoded by the coding sequence ATGGAAAAGAAGCAAAAGATCGTGCAACAACGGATTTATATCATTGCGGCGGTTGCATGCGTTGCCTTTTTATTGGCGAGCGTGCTTTTTTTGCGTTATGCCATCGATGAAAACAAGCGGGAAACACAGGAATATATGCAGGAGGTCGCGCAACAAAGCAAGCTTGCCGTGGACAAGCAGGTACAGGGGGATTTTCAAACGCTGGAAGGGATCGCGGGAATACTTGGTGCAATGGACAATCTCGATTTTGAAGCGCTGCTGCCCGTGATTAACGATATCAACCAGGAGAATGCGTTCATCCGTATGGGCTTTACGGACAGGAGCGGACTTACGGATGGCGTAGATATCGACGGTACTGTCTATAAGGATATTGACCTGAAGGACAAAGGGTTTGTGGAGCGGGCCTACGCAGGCGAAGAAGTCCTTACCAAAACGCAGTGGGCCGAAACGAACGATTTTTGGGTGAACTATTATGCGGTGCCGATCTGGCATAACGGCGAGGTCGTCAAAGTATTGTGCGCAGTCAATAATTCTGGCGCGTTCAGCGAGATCATGGATACGTCCATGTTTGACGGCAAGGGCTATGCCAGTATCATCGACAAGGATGGTAACTATATCATCCGTTCCAACCATCCGTCGCTCGACCAGGACAGGGACGCGCGCAACCTGTTTGAATTATACCCTTTTTCCACGGAAGAAAAGGATCGCATGCGCGCGGACTTTGAGCGGGGAGAAAGCGGGTTTGTTGAATATACCCATCGGGGCGTCCGTATGTGGGCTTCGTATACGCCGCTCGAGGTGAACGGCTGGTATATTTTCAGCGTTGTCCCGGAGGCGGAGATCAACGAAACGTTTACCATGATGACGTGGGGGCTTGTAGGAATCATCGTGGGGGCGATCCTCGTGTTTGTGTTCTTGATGGTATTGATCAAACGTACCAACGACAAAGGTATCCGGGCGCTGCGCAAAATGGCTTTTACCGACCAACTGACGGGATACCGCAATTATCCGAAATTTTTGATCGATGTGCGCAAAATGTTGGGCCGCAAACGGGATAAAGTATATTCATTGTGGTACAGTGATTTGAAGAATTTCAAGACGGTAAATGCCATGTTTGGATACGACGTGGGCGACAGGATATTGAAATTCTGGGCAGGCCTGATTGAATCTGATATGCGGGAAGGAGAAACCTTCTGCCGCGTATCGGGAGATAACTTTGTCGTGTTGCGCGAATATATTTCGCAGGAGGAATCCTTGCGGCGATTCCATTGGATCGTCAGCAGCCTGGAGGCATTTCCTGATACGGCGAAGCGCGGGTACAAGCTGGAAATGTGTTCGGGCATTTATGTCATTGGAGAAGACGACGGGGACATGACTATCAACGACATGATGGACGCGGCAAATGTGGCGCAAAAATCCGTCAAGAACTTAAGCGGGGCGCGGGTCGCTTTCTATTCGGCGGAGATGCACAAGAAGATCGTGCGCGAGGCAGAGATGGAAGCAAGAATGGAAAGCGCGCTTCTCAATGGCGAATTCCAGGTGTACATGCAGCCAAAGATCGACATCCAGCATGGCGATACCATCGCAGGGGCGGAAGCGCTGGTGCGGTGGATCAGCCCGAAAGACGGTTTTTTGGCGCCGGGCGAATTCATCCCGCTGTTTGAACGCAACGGATTTGTAATCCGGCTGGATGAATATATGTTTGAATCGGTATGCAGGATGTATCGGGAGCGGCTGGATGGCGGCCTGAAAATGCCTGTCGTGATCTCTGTGAACGTTTCGCGGCTGTGCATGCTGCAACCGGGATTTGTGGAACGCTATATTGGGATCAAGAATCAATACCGTATACCGGACAGATGCATTGAGCTTGAATTTACGGAAAGTATTGCCTTTGACAACCATGCCCTGTTCCGCAGCATTGTAAAAGAATTCCAGGAAAACGGGTTTTTGTGTTCGCTGGACGACTTCGGTGCGGGACATTCGTCGCTCAATATTTTGAAAGACTTGCCCATGGATGTGCTCAAGATCGACATGCTTTTCTTCCGCGAAGGAGAGAACGCGCACCGCGCCCGCGAGGTCGTGAAGGGCATCGTCAACATGGCGAAGGCCCTGCATATGAAAACTGTGGCTGAGGGTGTGGAGTCTTTGGAGCAAGTCGAATTTCTGCGCAGGATCGGCTGCGATGTGGTGCAGGGTTATGTATTCTCGAAGCCCCTGCCGATCGCGGAATTTGACGACTTTGTAGCATTATGTGAAAAGCGTGAAGAAAACCAATAA
- a CDS encoding TetR/AcrR family transcriptional regulator: MREQKSREQRNKLIEKGIELIRKHGMKDFSVRKIARECGMTPKGPYNYFEGVDDFYNEIKNKILRQLMGHLYSDTILQEKDPVERFMKLERAYYTYYEQYFRLLSQIFAQSPMTQYYIEETGEIWRYVTDYPFLMDEGEERSVVCYKHMVLSALLEGMPYTVDKGSGDWEQHIRSIVNTALDCLDGAIFEGGAK; this comes from the coding sequence ATGCGGGAACAAAAAAGCAGGGAACAAAGAAACAAACTGATAGAAAAAGGAATCGAGCTGATTCGTAAGCATGGGATGAAAGATTTTTCTGTCCGGAAAATTGCGCGGGAATGCGGCATGACGCCTAAGGGGCCGTACAATTATTTTGAAGGTGTGGATGATTTTTATAATGAAATCAAAAATAAAATCCTGCGCCAGCTGATGGGGCACCTGTATTCCGATACAATCTTGCAGGAAAAGGATCCGGTGGAACGATTCATGAAGCTGGAACGGGCATATTATACTTATTATGAACAATACTTCCGCCTGCTGAGCCAAATTTTTGCGCAAAGCCCAATGACGCAATATTATATTGAGGAAACGGGGGAAATCTGGCGCTACGTGACGGATTACCCGTTTTTGATGGACGAAGGTGAGGAACGCAGCGTGGTATGCTATAAACATATGGTGTTAAGCGCCCTGCTCGAAGGCATGCCCTATACTGTGGATAAGGGCAGCGGGGACTGGGAACAGCACATCCGCAGCATCGTAAACACGGCGCTTGATTGTTTGGACGGCGCGATTTTTGAAGGCGGTGCAAAATGA
- a CDS encoding TetR/AcrR family transcriptional regulator, whose product MTKHGESNPTKDILLKTAVAMIKEEGIEGFSARRLAARCGLTHQVPYRYFENKEALMGSVIAEILTQMSLYTSAMVKKRRDEEPLLVYCEEAIRFLVRNPNFGILIYSNEGGKKANGYVVEHFRRLRFDFGEIAEDYFYRCGVPKEKYADVFDVINTMMSGLATRMINKGIVVEGDLKPVIRMIIEETLHLKVKG is encoded by the coding sequence ATGACGAAGCATGGGGAGTCCAACCCAACGAAGGATATTTTGCTGAAAACAGCAGTGGCGATGATAAAAGAGGAAGGAATCGAAGGATTTTCCGCCAGAAGGCTGGCCGCGCGCTGCGGCCTTACGCATCAGGTTCCCTACCGTTATTTTGAAAATAAGGAAGCGCTTATGGGGAGTGTTATTGCGGAAATACTCACACAGATGAGCTTGTATACTTCCGCCATGGTGAAAAAGCGCAGGGACGAGGAACCTCTTTTGGTGTATTGCGAGGAGGCGATCCGTTTTTTGGTGAGGAACCCTAACTTTGGAATATTGATCTATTCCAATGAGGGCGGGAAGAAAGCGAACGGATACGTCGTGGAACATTTCCGGCGCCTCCGTTTTGATTTTGGAGAAATAGCGGAAGATTATTTTTACAGGTGCGGGGTGCCCAAAGAAAAATATGCAGATGTATTCGACGTCATCAATACCATGATGTCTGGCCTGGCGACCCGCATGATCAATAAAGGGATCGTGGTGGAAGGCGACCTGAAACCGGTTATCCGCATGATAATCGAAGAGACTTTACATCTTAAAGTAAAAGGGTAA
- a CDS encoding RrF2 family transcriptional regulator, translated as MKLTTIYAAKILGYITSRKNALTTAGEIVEHVGISYQYCLKIMGEMKNAGILVSEQGRNGGYQLRPGAEDVSLYEVLHLFEYRPEETDQNSDDDPFRCFMKQLYEKEAEDLKRRTIRDLYAGMNAEETNNDKAGKKERISIT; from the coding sequence ATGAAACTTACTACAATTTATGCTGCGAAAATATTGGGATATATCACATCCCGTAAAAATGCCCTGACAACAGCAGGGGAAATCGTGGAGCATGTTGGTATTTCTTACCAATATTGCTTAAAAATCATGGGGGAAATGAAAAATGCGGGGATCCTGGTCTCGGAGCAAGGGCGCAATGGCGGCTACCAATTGCGTCCCGGAGCTGAAGATGTGAGCCTTTATGAAGTTTTACACCTCTTTGAATACCGCCCTGAAGAAACCGACCAAAACTCAGACGACGATCCGTTCCGTTGTTTTATGAAACAGCTTTATGAAAAGGAAGCGGAAGACCTGAAAAGGCGTACCATCCGCGATCTTTATGCCGGCATGAATGCAGAGGAAACGAACAACGACAAAGCCGGAAAAAAAGAACGCATATCCATAACCTAA